The Piliocolobus tephrosceles isolate RC106 unplaced genomic scaffold, ASM277652v3 unscaffolded_26669, whole genome shotgun sequence DNA segment catGATGTATTGAGCTTGTGTTTctttcatataaataattttttttttttacatctagtGGATTTTGTGATGGGAATCTAAGATTTATTTTTGGTACACTATTAGTTACTGCTTTGTTAGAATCGAACGTGGTGCTAGTACTGTTACTGCTCATACTTTGTAAGACATTGTTATTATTCATACTACTATTagttgtattaaatatttttttttttagattggatatattatttatattgcttTCATGGGGGGTGTTCAAATTAGGTATACCGTTATTATACTTACTCGTGTTCATACTGCCATTACCAGTACCATTACCAGTACCATTACTATTGCTAGTACTATTATGATGGTGTACATCTTTATTTGTTTCGAATTTATTTGTTAACTGTTTTATGagtggtttattttttaagtacGACTTTGGTGGAATGTTTATGGATGTGTCTATTTTGGTTGAGTTTTTGT contains these protein-coding regions:
- the LOC113219543 gene encoding probable serine/threonine-protein kinase dyrk1; the protein is MPQVQVQGNERTNMNVNYKQKREKSTENALGMVYNNGNDTVDKRIIDKRVIDKRSKSNIVETDKNSTKIDTSINIPPKSYLKNKPLIKQLTNKFETNKDVHHHNSTSNSNGTGNGTGNGSMNTSKYNNGIPNLNTPHESNINNISNLKKKIFNTTNSSMNNNNVLQSMSSNSTSTTFDSNKAVTNSVPKINLRFPSQNPLDVKKKNYLYERNTSSIHHEFKKANIIEKQNKNIDSSSINNLSKHSSTKRNITTNFLYNKNEKKNKI